The Salvelinus namaycush isolate Seneca chromosome 26, SaNama_1.0, whole genome shotgun sequence genomic sequence agaatcatgtagtaacaaaaaagtgttaaacaaatcaaaatatattttatatttgaggttcttcaaagtagccaccctttgccttgatgacagctttgcacacttggcatctctcaaccagcttcatgaggtagtcacctggaatgcatttcaattaacaggcgtgccttcttaaaagttaatttgtggaatttgtttccttcttgatgcgtttgagccaatcagttgtgtcagacaaggtagggggggtatacagaagatagcccaatttggtaaaagaccaagtccatattatggcaagaacagctcaaataagcaaagagaaacgacagtctatcattactttaagacatgaaggtcagtcaatatggaacatttcaagaactttgaacgtttcttcaagtgcagtcgcaaaaaccatcaagcgctatgacgaaactggctctcatgaggaccgccacaggaaaggaagacccagagttacctttgctgcagaggatacgttcattagagttaactgcacctcagattgcagcccaaataaattcttcacagagttcaagtaacagacacatctcaacatcaactgttcagaggagactgcgtgaatcaatcaggccttcatggtcgaatttctgcaaatacaccacaactaaaggacaccaataagaagagacttgcttgggccaagaaacacgatcaatggacattagaccggtggaaatctgtcttaaatttgagatttttggttccaaccaccgtgtctttgtgagacgcagagtaggtgaacggatgatctctgcatgtgtggtttccccggtgaagcatggaggaggaggtgtaatggtgtgggggtgctttgctggtgacactcagtgatttatttagaattcaaggcacacttaactagcatggctaccacagcattctgcagcaatacaccatcccatctggtttgcacttagtgcgactatcatttctttttcaacaggacaatgatccaaaacacacctccaggctgtgtaaggccaatttgaccaaggagagtgatggagtgctgcatcagatgacctggcctccacaatcacccaacctcaacccaattgagatggtttgggattagttggaccgtagagtgaaggaaaagcagccaacaagtgctcagcatatgtgggaactccttcaagactgtaggggcctcccaagtggcgcagtggtctaaagcactgcattgtagttgctagctgtgccactagagatcctggtttgagtccaggctctgtcgcagccggccgcgaccggtaGACCCATGGAGCGgttcacaattggcccagcatcgtccagtttaggggaaggtttggctggcagggatgtccttttctcatcgcgctctagcgactcctgtggcgggccgggcgcatgcacgctgacacggtcgccaggtgtacggcgcttcctccaacacattggtgtggctggcttccgagtGGGCATTGTGTCGAGAAGctgtgcggcttggttgggtcgtgttttggaggactcatggctctcgaccttcgcctctcccgagttcgtacgggagttgcagcaatgagacaagactgtaactaccaattggataccacgaaattggggagaaaaaggggtaaaaaaattaatataatcaaaaaatcaaaaaaaatcaTAGACGggtggaaaagcattcctcatgaagctggttgagagaatggcaagagtgtgtcatcaaggcaaagggtggctactttgaataatctcaaatataacatttattttattttttttaacacttttttggttactacatgattccatatgtgttatttcatagttttgatgtcttcactattattatacaatgtagaaaatagtaaaaataaagaaaaacccttgaatgagtaggtgtgtccaaacgtttgactggtaatgtatgtcATAACACGTTGATTGGCTATTAGGGGTGTACCTTCTCCACAAGGTCGATGAATAAATCTCTGACATCTTTGGTATGTGTAAGTTTAGATGCAAGGTTTATCAGGGCTCTAGAAAGATTctgtgttcagagagagagagagtgagataggaAAAGAGAGTAAAAAGACATTCTTACAACCTAACAGATTCAAATTCCTTCCATTTTGTCTTGTTTCAGTGGGGGGAGGGATGTGGGATGTTCATTTCAATCTGAATAGGAATCAAAGTCTGAAATGTTAGACTGTTTGATACCCATCACACTAGTTTCATATAGCTTTGATATATTTTACTTTAACTTATTAATTAATCATAATTTAGACACTTTGAATTGAAATTAACTATTATTTTTCATGCATTGGCAATATTGTACTTCACTTCTGGTTAAAAACAACTCCAACTCTGATATGTGCATTTCTTAGTCTCTGTACACATTAATAGCAATTATCAGTTAGTTGCTCACTTTGAAGTTAACCTCCATCAACTTGTAGACTTTGATCTTTCCCCGCAGAGCAGCACACACCAGGCTAAGAGAGCGAGGAGAGGATAGAAAAAGAGTCAAGAGGGGGACCAGCAAAGACATCAATGGCTGAATTGTTTTTAGAACTCTCAACATTAACCCACATAAGCATTTTCATACACGTGGTTACACCCATCCTACATTTTATGTTGGTCCATCATGTCTTTGTCATTAACCAAAACCTTGAGATCTTTCAGTTCATGCAGAAACTCTTTCTCCAGGTCAACATCCATATCCTCCATCATGCTATctgtgaagagagagtgggaaaagGAATGGGATATGGTGCTAGAAAGCCAAGTATGTCCAGCGTTGATACCTCAtaaagcaggggtctccaacctttttttagcatgagagctacttaaaaaaaaaaaaaatgtaaatgatgtGAGCTACTCACTTTTctataacttaaaaaaaaaatgatttcctCATTTCCCCTGCACCTCTTTCCGGGGtccctatttttttatttttttacttaacctttatttaactaggcaagttaactaggatttgaaccagtgactgTAATGGCGCCTctttcactgagatgcagtgccttagactggtGTGTAGCTCGGGAGCCAATTGTACAagcgaaagtagtgcactatgttctCTGTCAaaatacctggtaaaataatggttaacaAAAACCTCTAAGGGGTCCCtataaaatctattttttccCCCCAAATTCAGTTGTGTATTTTCCTGGTTTTGGATTTTTGGGGGTTTTCACTCTCAACATTACAATTGTTCATAGAGAAAGAACGACATCGGATGTTCTGCGTTGatgtcaatgcttaaatcacaACATAATACCATTTTGTGGGGGTCTTGAAGAAAACTAACATATTTAGATTAGTGAGTCTAATTCCCCTTTAAATGCGCATCTGGCCCTTTAATTTAATTGCACATCTAGTGTGCAGTCTAATGTGCCGGTCTAGCGATGGTTCTGTACTActgctgctcatttcatggcaaagtttgcaaataacatacagtacttacTCATGACATACCTCTGCCAGGTAAGCCTATTTCGCAGTTAACATTtatttgagaaggttttgggtaAAGTATTTCTGTCAAACCACAAGATGGTTATCACATCAACTGGCTACTAGGGATGGGCATTTCGAGTCTTTTCTGTGAGCCGGATCATTTGGCTTCGTTCACTTAAAATTGACATTcatttggctcccaaacggcttTAATCTCTAATTTGAAGCCTAAAACATTGACTAGCATTATGTCATATCGTGAAATGGGAGTTCAAATAAATGTTTACCTGACCAAATTATTAGATGGCTTGCAAAAAAAATGTAAGATAACATTTTATGCACTGAAAAAAATAGCGTGAACCACAATGAGGCTCTCTCCTCACTATATTGTTATTGCACTGAGGAATTACCATCTTCAGAGAACGTTTTTAGAATTTATCTGCAGATAATCGATGTCTGGAGCTCAAATAGTAAACGTATGCAAATCAGGGAGCCAAATTAACTTATTTTTCACATATGTGAATCGGCTTCTTGCGTTCACCAAAATCAGCTGTTCAAAAAGAGCTGTTCGCGAACGAGCCATCACTACTGGCTACAAAAGGAGTGATAGACAAATGCCAGCACCACACAGACCTAAAGGGGCAATATCGAtggaaattaattggcagatattgtgtttggtttggctttttaagccaatagtggctaaccaggggtgggatCATTTCTGTTAGATAGTAGCTGGAAGCTTGCGGTGTCTGATACATTATGACAGTTTGCGGTGGAACACAGAATTGTTTGGCGAGCTACACATAAGCTACTGGTAGCTCGCAATCGATCTGTTGTAGACCCCTGTCATAACGCAACTACTTCCACGGGCCAAATAAAACAGTTTTTGACAAGAGCTTTGGGTTCAAATAATTATTTCTACGATATGATTTTTTCCCCCTGGGACTGACTTCTTTGTATTGTGTACTACATTTATCTGCATTGTGCCATCAGTGACTGGTCAAAGAGATGCATCTTACCCATTGCTCCTATTGTCCAGTAACTGATGAGCTGGCCTGCACAGAAGGCAAAGTCTTGGAATGAGAGGTACTGTAGCTTCCTCTTTCCTGTCTCAAAGCGGCTGTTTGCAAAAAACACAATGGCAGCATAGTCCCTGGAGGGATAGAGAAAAAAGTGAGAGGGAGGCACAGTAGGTTGGAGGGCCTGAACCCAATTATAATTTTTTCATCCATCATTCTATAAACCATTAAGTCAATTAGTCTACAAACAAAGACGCATGTATGCTATTCCCtgtgaatatataaatattactAGAGTTATGGTTGACAGATTTCTTTCGCTACACTATTTCTGTTTCTCCTTCCTTATTCCTCCCACTCTGTTCTTGTATCCACCTTGCCAGTGTGTCGGAGAGCAAGAAGTGACGCTGTATGTTCTCCACTAGTGGGCCCTTGAGCTCCTCCACCACTTTGAACACCCGCTTGAAATTGTCAAACTGGAGAGAAAGACAGTAAGACGGAcaaagggacagacagacagacagacagacagacagacagacagacagacagacagacagacagacagacagacagacagacagacagacagacagacagacagacagacagacagacagacagacagacagacagacagagagatgtgcTTTGTGTTGGTATGCTCTATTTCCAATGGCTTTTGTATTTCTGATCATGACATCACTATAAAAGCCCCACGGTTGGCAGGCAAATCCCTCTGCATGACAGTGCTTAAACTGGACAGATAATTCAATTACAGAGCAGTGCTGTCCAGGTAAGGTCCTGGCCTGTCCTTTTGCATTTAAGCTGCTCTTGAGTGACAGGTTCTTCTCAAGCTGGGAGTTGTGTGTTAATACAGTCAGGAGTCACGCTATATTAATGTAGCCCCTTCTCAATGAGTGTGGTGTTTGTGTTAGTCTCACCTGTCTCCTGCAGTTCTTCAGTGTGATCCCTGTTTTACAGCTGATGTCATCCAGGTCTTTTTTGGTCCCTTTGGAGAGCTTTTTCCCCAGCACCTCTCTGGCAAACACACTGTCAAATTCATAGTACCTGCAGAAAATAACAACACACTGGTTAGCTCTAAAACATGGGGAGGAAgggctaatacacacacacagtattttgGATTTGCATATGGTCCTGAGCAGTGGAGGTTCCTCAGAGAAAgaagggaggaccatcctactaAGTGAATTtcacaaaaataaaaatagagaAACATAAAAGTTATCCTTTTTGGATAAaaatatactaaatatattcacacctcatcaaataactgattaaaacacacactgttttgcaatgaaggtctacagtagcctcaacagcactctctggggtagcaccatggtgtagctggaggacagctagctgacttcaatacaaaccctaggaggctcatggttctcagtaattatactacatgaccaaaagtatgtggacacctgctcgttgaacaacatccaaaatcatgggcattaatatggagtttctccccgtttgctgctataacagcctccactcttctgggaaggctttccactagatgttggaacatttctgggggacttgcttccattcagccacaagagcattagtgaggttggacactgatgttgggcgattaggcctggcttgcagtcggtgttccaattcatcccaaaggtgcttgatgggattgaggtcagggctctgtgcaggccagtcaagttcttccatactgatctcaacaaaccatttctgtgtggaccttactttgtgcacgggggcattgtcatgctgaaacaggaaagggccttccccaaactgttagaagcacaaagttagaagcacaaaatcatctagaatgtcattgtatgctgtagcgttaagatttccctttactggaactaaggggcctagcccgaactatgaaaaacagccccagaccattattcctcctccaccaaactttacagttggtaccatgcattctcctggcatccaccgaacccagattcgtccgtcagactgccagatggtgaagcgtgattcatcactccagagtacacgtttccactgctccacagtccaatggcggcgagctttacaccactccagccgacgcttggcattgtgcatggtaatcttaggcttgtgtgcagttgcttggccatggaaacccatttcatgaagcgcctgatgaacagttattgtgccgatgttgcttccagaggcagtttggaactcggtagtaagtgttgcaactgaggacagatgatttttacgagCTTCAGCGGtaccattctgtgagcttgtgtggcctaccacttcgcgccTGAACTGTTGTTGCTCCTccacatttccacttcacaatgacagcacttacagctgacggggcagctctagcagggcagacatttgacgaactgacttgttggaaaggtggtgtcctatgacggtgccacgctgAAAGACACTGAACTCTTCATTACgggacattctactgccaatgtttgtctatggagattgcatggcggtgtgctcgattttatacacctgtcagcaacgggtgcggctgaaatagccgaatccactaatttgaaggggtgtccacatacttttgtatatatagtgtatgatgACATCCAGAGGATGTCCTCAAACCTATCAGagttcttgcagcatgaactgacatgttgtccgtccaatcaaaggatcagagaatgaatctagtactgaaagcataagctacagctagctagcactgcagtggataaaatgttgtgagtagttgactcaaagagagaaatacaatagctgaacagttttgaacaaattaatttcttaaacTATGAAGgacaagcaggagagagagagaaagaaataaagagagagagggagagatatactGTAGCTATATTTCGtagtgtttttttcttcttcttcatttaCCTTTCACTTCCTTAGCTAATgcagctaatttagcctactcaacaacctgactcaaacagagaggaatgctatttatgttagctagctggcttagCCTATCCAACACGGAAACTCTTCCAATCAAGGTAAGCTTTCGGtttgattaatttattgccaACGGGGCCCGCCAGTGTAACTACTAAACTGCTAGCTATAAAATTCACTGTACTGCGTGATTGTACACATGGATTGGATTGGGGATTAACTAATGTGTTAGTTCTAGTTTTTTGACTATAACGTTAATGTattgacaatgatgtaggctgtgtagcTTTTAGCGGAcatggtatgaaggtttggcttggagagTTTTTtgcacctggtcacagacagctgttgtgttgtgcccTAAAGTCCACAAGCggagggaaaaggtgagaggaggagagtacatagatgcgagaaggaattatacaacgagcaaagtgatgaTGCTCTATGTGGCTGCTTTGAAAGCGAACTGTGGGTgatctggggtgtattcattccgccgattctgttgtaAAACGTGTCTTAAATGGAAGGAAACAGAATGAAACTGGGAGGgaactacctgaatttgtccaataactgtttggactaatgattacaccccagatcaGCTAGAAGCAGTATTGAAtgagtcactgtctgtcaccttcatTACTCTAtgtgtctctcgacctgtgcacctatatgtcatttgtaggctaggttgtaacaacctcatgatgggtatagggaaaatgtttgtatcatgtagtagcctgaacctatcaatgttacttacattgagctgggtgaatgggatatgaatgacagtcatatGCTGTAATACAAATATggccatgctcattaaaacaAATAATCCTCCCTAATCTTGAATGGCACCAACCACCACTGGCCCTGTGTCTATTTCTAAGTTTCCACACAAATTGCCCTTGGCTTTGGGAACAATAACAATTTATGGAATTGAACACACACCTTTCAATGAGAATTCTCTGGTTCTGGGCCGGGATCTGAtacagcagctgactgcccagtttgGTGGGGGAGTGTAAGAGACGCTCACACATCTGGAACGTTCTAAACTGGTCCATGGTATCGCTGGTCAGCACCTCTGCATTCGCCTCACACTCCAATAATGCCCCCTCATCCATCCGCACCTTCACTGCATCACTCACTGTGAGGGAGAGCATGGCAAAGATGGGAGAGAGACAATAGGATGTAAATGATGTCACGGTCAAGTCATTGTCATTCTATTGTGTAGGCATCTGTGATTTCAATACATTCCTGAAATCAATACATTCCTCTGTCACACAGTGCAGTGTCACCACAGCCTTGTCATTCCAAAGTCTCAACAAAATAGGATAGAGACAAACCTGTGAGGCCGTCCAACCAAAGCTGATAGACTTCCATATCCATGATAGTTGTGTTCCCCACAAACACATCCAGTTCCATAGACATCTTGTAGGATAATGAGGAACCAAAATGACTGCAGAGAGTTAATTTAAGAACGACTATGCCGAGTAGTTAAAAAGAGTAGTCTACACACAACCAGAATGATCTTGGTAGCCTTTTATATCTACAGAGCAGCGGgtaacctagcggttagagcgttgggccagtatctgaaaagtcgctggtttgaatacccgagccgacaaggtgaaaaatctgtcaatgtgcccttgagcaaggcacttaaccctaatttgctccaggggtgccgtaCAACCATGGCTGACCCTGgaaaacaacacattttactgcacttatccggtgtatgtgacaataaaaaaaaaatatatatatatatacattatgtcTCACTATTGATAGACTGCAAAGTTGATTCACTGAGGGTCATGTATCTAGGTGAAGCTGGCATTAACAGTCAAGGATCGATGACCCATTTAAAAGGGTAGTCACACCGGGTCACTATATTGTGCCATTATGTAACATAGCCCTTTTAggaataacaaataataatactTTACCTTTAACTAGTGTTATGTATCTGTCAAGTCGAGCGGAAACCGTAGCAAGCAAATATATTGCACCAGGCACCGTCTGGGTAAACAGCATCTGCAAACGCGTATTATTTATTGCGCAGTTAAAACGTTGGGTTCTGCAAAGAATTCGAGTAAAAACAGCGTATCGAATTTGCATAGACCTGCATTCAAAAGAACACTAAACACTGCTTAAAAACTCTATCCTTATTGTAAAATAAAAGCGAAACGACAGATGGTGTCGCTGACATGTAAATTGTGGCTCCTCTCAAAATCCACAACAGAAAGCGCAACTTTGTTTCTCTTTGCTGGATATCTCTAGAGAATAGCACATTGGATACAAGGCACTTTACTGCCATCTACTGCTGTGGAGAAATAGTTTTTTCCGGGGGTGGGTTTGTACCGTTTTCTAGCAAAATATCGCTGGACGAGTTATTTGAAGGGAAGTCTTTATCGCACGCAATATGACGGGCACTGCCCATTGTCCTGAAATGGACAAATTTATGGAACGTTCCATGGTTTTGAAATTAGCAAAATGCTGgggctgtccatggtgctgaaatcaGCAACATTCCTATGTAAACAGTTCACGGTGGGAGTGTCTACTGCATGGGAGATAAGGTAGTGGGCTAAGAAGGCGGTCTAGGCCAATATTTATAGTTGTTCCATTATATTTGCCTAAACTAAACACTCTCTTGAGTACGGATATATTTCTTAGGTGACTTGAGCTGGTTTGTTCCACAAATCTGTATGCGCATTGTTTCCTCTGTCCAAATATTACTGCGCGTTTATCTTTCTGTGGACTGGACTTGAGCGCCACCCTGGCGAAAGTGAGAAAATACAGTGTATTTTTACATCAACATTAGCCTACTGGTGACGAATTATGTTCTTCTTAACTGGCCATTTTTAAGAGCCATTTTATTACGCGCTTTAGAAGAGGCATCGATACAAATTGCATAAAACGCTACATAAAACGCTCGTTTCACTTCGTATCGTGAAAATTACAATGACAGAGGCAATGTGGGCAAAGGCTTGTTTTGCAAGACATACTCGGTAGCGTTGAGGATCAGGGCTTCACAATTTAAATCATAATTTTGTAAGCATTACCTATTTTATTActgtttatttttttgcaaattgcCATATTTTCCATGCATAGTCGTTGAGCCGCACTCGCATGACGCCAAGCCTACAGTAAATGACACAAAATGTGCAGCAACAGCGAGATTGACAAGCGAGAGCTCTCTAAAATGTCCGACGAGGATTTGATGTCATTCTCCAAAAAAGACATCGTGGCCAGGTTACGCCAAGAGGAGGCCAACAAGATGACAGCCCTTATACAGCGAGGGCGGTTAATTAAAGAGGTTAATAAACAACTGCAGGAGCATTTACTCGAAATCAGGGAACTCAAAGTAGTCAATAATAGGCTTCAGGAGGAGAACCAAGAACTGCGAGAACTATGTAGTTTCCTGGATGATGACAGAATGAAAATAAAAACGCTTTCCCGAGAGTGGCAACTTTTTGGACACAACGCTGCCAAAGTGATGCGTGAGGACGTGGGTGGACATCTGAAGAAGTTAGCTGATTTGGAACGAGTGCAAGATGGATTGGTAAAGGAGAATTTCGATCTCAAGGAActgtgtgttgttctggaggagGGTTGTGTCAGCAGAGGTGATTCCAGTCCTGGCGGGTCGTCCGAGTTGAGTTTACAGTATTTTGTGGCCCGGGACTTTGGAGATGGAAGTTCCAGCGCTGGGAGCATCGGTAGTCCAGATCCTCTTCTAGTCTGTTCTCCCGATGAATGAGATGGTACCAACAAACTTCTtctatcaaatataaaatatgttgttAATGTCACCTCAGGTCTCATAAAAGGGGAATGGGTCGTTTTTATGCTATGTTATAGATTTCTAGCAAAATATCACAGGCCACGTTCTTATCGCGCATTCAATATGACGGGAGCTGACCATGGTGCTGAAATAAGCAACATACTGTACATCCGACACGGGAATGCTTTATCTCGAACTGTTTTACATGTTCAATTTTCCCTTGCAGTTTTGTCATATTGTTCTTCACACAAATAGTGTTTATTTTCCCTCCATTCATTCAATATCACTTTTCTCTCTGAATATCAAAGCATTATCTATCCTATCCTTTGAGCTGGTGAGCCTTTTCTAAGTCGTGTCTGTGCCCCTTATAGCATGTCATAGTatttgtaatttaaaaaaaacgaaTTGTCCAAAACTTTATTGTAATTGTGAAAACCCTCATGTTTTTACACTGTTTTGTTTAAAAGATGACAATAATGATCTGTAACAGCTTGTTGTTTTTACATGACCCCTATTTGGGTAGATTAGAAGCAATAATGCATGATGGTGATGTTTTGAAAAACCCAACTCCCAGTCTCCCAGTTGTAAGACTTTCTTAGGATGAAGTGGATGAAGGAGGAATTCATTATTGATCCAGGATCAACTTCAGGAGCAAGGTCTAGGCCAATACATGCAGGATATTGGGCTTGTTCAACATTGTAGCCGACACTGCAGGTGACTTCCGACTGTTTGATCTACAAATTACcatgcatcataaataactactcattattatttgtaaaTCATTCAGTATGTTCAGTGACAGCTGTTGGAAGTGGAGTAAACAATGTGGAGTGGAGATTGCACTCAAAAGGGAGATGGGGGCAACTACAGTAACTCCTCAATCTCAATGGTGATTGAGGACAACTAGTCACTCCACCCGGTCTCAGTGAGGGGGTATGTGGGGAACTGAGCCAGGAGAGATTATCTAATGTTATCTCAAACTAATCTTTAACTCAAACTCATAGCCAAGTATGTATGCCTTTTAAGATCATCTACACACTGAATAAGGCTGCAAAGCCTTTATGCAATATATTTGCGATATATTTTTGAGTGTGGACCCAGCACACCTTTTTGCTAAGATCATCTACTATCAGATGCAGATTTTAGTTACAGTTACAACAATCTTCATTCCAGAGTAAAAATACTGActgaaaatgtgtatttttggTTTGGAGGTAGTGAATAGTGTTGAAAATGATCCACTTCAATGCACTGGAAACATGTAATTGTTTTATATCCACACAGTTTTTTATTAATATCCATATCTTATTTGTTGTCAAATTAATTTCAAAAAGCCAACAAAAATTTAGCAAACTTAATCAATGGTTTATGTTTAGAACTTTAGCCAACAGATTGTTGAATTCATTCCAATCAACCCCTATGTACTGACACACTGTTGCATTGACAATGGGGGACAAGTCACATTCTGTTATCTTGACACACCTAGAATGATCGATATGCCCCAACTGTAACATCAAACAGTTGGGGATTATTCAGTGTGCCTTCTCGGTCCAAAAGAAAGTAGAACTTGTGATCTTTCACCCTGAGGGGAATGAAAGTAGGAGACTCTTGTCTGTGGGCGTAACAGGCCACTTGTGACAAGGGTACAGTAATTCTCTGTCCCTTGTTTGGTCCCAGGGGTGACTGTGTCAACACAGTGACCATCCCACCCCCCTTATGTAGAATCACCTGGCTGACAGAACGCCGGCAGAACAGAGCACCAAGTCCCATGATCCCTCCacctaagagagagagaaaagtattAATACAATCACACACAGGTATAGGTGCCTCAATTTATAATACTGCCAGTCTTCTGCACAATCAATTCTGACACATACCAATAACAAGGCATGCCAGTGTGAATCCATATCTCCAAGCATTAGATCCCAGGTTCATATCGAAACTCCAAAATCCTGCCAAGCCAGTAGTGGAGACATGTCTCCCACCAGAACCACTTCCACCAGTGTCTCGAAGACCAGTAAAGGCGAAGTGGGCCAGGTATGTCCAGAAAAGAAACTGACCACCACAGAAGACTGCTAAGAGGCGAAAGAACCTTGTTCGGTCGTGCTCA encodes the following:
- the LOC120021791 gene encoding acidic fibroblast growth factor intracellular-binding protein B-like, whose product is MSMELDVFVGNTTIMDMEVYQLWLDGLTVSDAVKVRMDEGALLECEANAEVLTSDTMDQFRTFQMCERLLHSPTKLGSQLLYQIPAQNQRILIERYYEFDSVFAREVLGKKLSKGTKKDLDDISCKTGITLKNCRRQFDNFKRVFKVVEELKGPLVENIQRHFLLSDTLARDYAAIVFFANSRFETGKRKLQYLSFQDFAFCAGQLISYWTIGAMDSMMEDMDVDLEKEFLHELKDLKVLVNDKDMMDQHKILVCAALRGKIKVYKLMEVNFKNLSRALINLASKLTHTKDVRDLFIDLVEKFIEPCRYDRWTVAEITLFLTHYTNAAHCLGTFRHQRIWDRYMGVIKSCILQMYHE
- the LOC120021215 gene encoding coiled-coil domain-containing protein 85B-like, producing MCSNSEIDKRELSKMSDEDLMSFSKKDIVARLRQEEANKMTALIQRGRLIKEVNKQLQEHLLEIRELKVVNNRLQEENQELRELCSFLDDDRMKIKTLSREWQLFGHNAAKVMREDVGGHLKKLADLERVQDGLVKENFDLKELCVVLEEGCVSRGDSSPGGSSELSLQYFVARDFGDGSSSAGSIGSPDPLLVCSPDE
- the tmem223 gene encoding transmembrane protein 223, which encodes MGFHYLLSGISKCWSSLARHRLSNVSRLRNLSEVTPRAILSRPSHTPSPSSTCTGMSNGHLYSRIRVAYSLGREGAIWATDTLCFGVLSIRSRVNTQKRYFHVMKKLHQQVPLSRPLSTSTAVAKDVILFEHDRTRFFRLLAVFCGGQFLFWTYLAHFAFTGLRDTGGSGSGGRHVSTTGLAGFWSFDMNLGSNAWRYGFTLACLVIGGGIMGLGALFCRRSVSQVILHKGGGMVTVLTQSPLGPNKGQRITVPLSQVACYAHRQESPTFIPLRVKDHKFYFLLDREGTLNNPQLFDVTVGAYRSF